In Methanobacterium sp., one genomic interval encodes:
- a CDS encoding VOC family protein translates to MKIKNSVVAVENLEESAKFYTDILGLDEVRRFSPVEGLTIAFFKGEGEATIELVEGEEGKQGLYMVGIEVENMDDEISSLKSKGVKLTRGPLGAPGGPKIAFLEGPDGVEIELIQP, encoded by the coding sequence GTGAAAATTAAAAACAGTGTAGTAGCCGTGGAAAATCTGGAGGAATCTGCCAAGTTTTATACAGATATTCTGGGACTGGATGAAGTAAGACGTTTCAGTCCAGTAGAGGGCCTGACCATCGCTTTCTTTAAAGGGGAAGGAGAAGCCACCATTGAACTGGTGGAAGGTGAAGAAGGTAAACAGGGACTCTACATGGTGGGTATTGAAGTAGAAAATATGGATGATGAGATCAGTTCATTAAAATCCAAAGGAGTTAAATTAACCCGTGGCCCTCTTGGTGCACCTGGAGGTCCTAAAATTGCATTTTTAGAGGGACCAGATGGTGTGGAAATAGAATTAATCCAACCCTAA
- a CDS encoding ATP-binding cassette domain-containing protein produces the protein MVLLAVIEIENLTKYYGKVKALNKVDLTVDEGEVYGFIGPNGAGKSTTLRILLGLLRKNGGEVRLMGKDPWHDAVTLHRDLAYVPGEVNLWPNLTGGEVIDLVGRLRGGFTPERRAKLIKRFKLDPTKKCGAYSTGNRQKVALIAALVSDVDLYIFDEPTVGLDPLMEGVFRKCVKELKKAGKTVFLSSHILAEVEALCDRVSIIREGKIIETGTFQELRHLTRTSITVDTLKPITGMEDMVGVHNLSIEGNNAHFSVDAEKIDAILKHLTQFGITSLLSTPPTLEELFIRYYGDQYTPLEEELIQE, from the coding sequence GTGGTTTTATTGGCTGTAATTGAAATAGAAAACTTAACCAAATATTATGGGAAGGTTAAAGCCCTGAATAAGGTGGATCTTACTGTTGACGAGGGAGAAGTCTACGGCTTCATCGGACCCAATGGGGCAGGTAAATCCACCACTTTACGTATTTTACTTGGTTTGCTTCGAAAAAATGGTGGAGAAGTTCGGCTCATGGGAAAAGACCCATGGCATGATGCCGTGACCCTCCACCGTGATTTGGCCTACGTCCCAGGTGAAGTGAATTTATGGCCGAATCTCACCGGAGGCGAAGTTATTGATCTAGTTGGTAGACTGAGGGGCGGTTTCACCCCTGAACGTAGAGCGAAACTTATAAAACGTTTTAAATTAGATCCTACCAAGAAATGTGGAGCTTATTCAACAGGTAATCGGCAGAAAGTTGCTTTGATTGCCGCATTAGTTTCTGATGTGGATCTCTACATTTTTGATGAACCCACAGTTGGCCTGGATCCTTTAATGGAGGGTGTGTTCCGAAAATGCGTCAAGGAACTGAAAAAAGCTGGTAAAACAGTTTTTCTGTCCAGCCATATCCTGGCCGAAGTAGAGGCTCTTTGTGATCGGGTCAGTATTATAAGAGAAGGGAAAATAATAGAAACCGGCACATTCCAAGAATTAAGACATCTCACCCGTACTTCCATAACCGTGGACACTCTTAAACCCATTACTGGAATGGAGGATATGGTTGGAGTGCACAATCTAAGTATTGAAGGAAATAATGCCCATTTTAGTGTTGACGCGGAAAAAATAGACGCTATACTAAAACATTTAACCCAATTTGGAATTACTTCACTCTTAAGCACCCCTCCCACCCTTGAAGAATTATTCATACGATATTACGGTGATCAATACACTCCATTGGAAGAAGAACTCATCCAGGAATGA
- a CDS encoding pirin family protein: MSSRKVVKIVEPIYVIEGAGVRLRRTIATDYLDPFLLFDHFGSDDPLDYLAGFPMHPHRGIETVTYMLSGNVNHKDSIGNSGTIGARDVQWMTSGSGILHEEMPQEPEEGKLEGFQLWVNLPAKLKMTGPRYQEVKASQIPEIALSEGVQVKVIAGEVNGVKGPVTEIFADPEYLDVSLEEGSSFEHNLPGGHTVFAYVFEGEGVFDEEETQVSATHLVIFSEGESVKIHTENKPVRFLLISGKPLNEPIARYGPFVMNTPEEIEEALRDLQKGTFVK, encoded by the coding sequence ATGTCTTCAAGAAAGGTTGTAAAGATTGTTGAACCAATCTATGTGATTGAAGGGGCGGGTGTTCGCCTTAGAAGAACCATTGCCACAGATTATCTGGATCCATTCCTACTATTCGATCATTTTGGCTCGGATGATCCCCTGGATTATCTGGCTGGCTTTCCAATGCACCCTCATCGGGGTATTGAAACTGTTACTTACATGTTAAGTGGTAATGTGAATCATAAGGATAGCATAGGTAACTCTGGGACAATTGGGGCACGTGATGTGCAGTGGATGACCTCCGGTAGCGGTATACTCCATGAAGAAATGCCTCAGGAGCCAGAAGAGGGTAAACTGGAAGGCTTTCAATTATGGGTAAATCTCCCAGCTAAATTGAAAATGACAGGTCCACGTTATCAGGAAGTAAAAGCATCCCAGATACCTGAAATAGCCCTATCTGAAGGTGTGCAGGTCAAAGTTATCGCCGGTGAGGTAAATGGGGTTAAAGGACCCGTAACTGAAATCTTTGCAGACCCAGAATACTTGGATGTTTCTCTCGAAGAGGGAAGTTCTTTTGAGCATAATCTCCCAGGGGGGCACACGGTTTTTGCATACGTGTTTGAGGGTGAAGGTGTCTTTGATGAAGAAGAAACACAGGTATCTGCCACTCATTTAGTGATTTTTAGTGAAGGGGAGTCAGTTAAAATTCACACCGAAAATAAACCAGTTAGATTCCTTTTAATATCAGGTAAGCCATTAAATGAGCCCATAGCTCGTTATGGTCCATTTGTAATGAACACGCCTGAAGAAATTGAGGAGGCTTTAAGAGATCTTCAAAAAGGAACATTTGTCAAATGA
- a CDS encoding rhodanese-like domain-containing protein — translation MAKFITITPESARDLMEKEPEITILDIRPHEDFKKEHIPGAVNLDYDGHQFQSKVEKLDKDKNYLIYCKSGVRGGYFMDKMRESGFKGAFNILGGFVAWKISKLPLTSD, via the coding sequence ATGGCAAAATTCATTACCATAACTCCTGAAAGTGCCCGTGATTTAATGGAAAAAGAACCAGAGATTACCATACTGGACATCCGACCTCATGAGGATTTTAAAAAAGAACACATTCCCGGGGCAGTGAACCTGGATTACGATGGCCATCAGTTCCAGAGTAAAGTGGAAAAACTGGATAAAGATAAGAACTATCTGATCTACTGTAAGAGCGGTGTCAGGGGAGGGTATTTCATGGATAAAATGAGAGAATCTGGTTTTAAGGGAGCTTTTAATATTTTAGGTGGCTTTGTGGCCTGGAAGATTAGTAAATTACCCCTAACAAGTGATTAG